A single window of Rhizobium sp. SL42 DNA harbors:
- the fabZ gene encoding 3-hydroxyacyl-ACP dehydratase FabZ: protein MTDIATSELGSADILEIMKLLPHRYPFLLVDKIIEINGDDSAIGIKNVTANEPHFTGHFPDSPIMPGVLLVEGMAQTAGAICARKQGEGGNLVYFMTIDNARFRKPVVPGDRVEYHVVKQKQRGNIWKFHCEAKVDGALAAEADIGAMIMRKDAK, encoded by the coding sequence ATGACTGACATCGCGACGAGCGAATTGGGATCGGCTGATATCCTCGAGATCATGAAGCTTCTGCCCCACCGCTATCCATTCCTGCTGGTGGACAAGATCATCGAGATCAACGGTGACGATTCCGCCATTGGCATCAAGAACGTGACCGCGAACGAGCCGCATTTCACCGGTCATTTTCCGGATTCCCCGATCATGCCTGGCGTGCTGCTGGTTGAAGGCATGGCCCAGACCGCTGGCGCGATCTGTGCGCGCAAGCAGGGTGAGGGCGGCAACCTCGTCTATTTCATGACCATCGATAACGCCCGTTTCCGCAAGCCTGTCGTTCCCGGTGACCGCGTCGAATACCATGTCGTCAAGCAGAAGCAGCGCGGCAATATCTGGAAGTTCCATTGCGAGGCCAAGGTTGATGGCGCTCTTGCGGCAGAAGCCGATATCGGCGCGATGATCATGCGCAAGGACGCAAAATGA
- the znuA gene encoding zinc ABC transporter substrate-binding protein ZnuA: MKRTRLALAATTATLLLSPALAMAAPEVVVSIKPIHSLVASIMKGVGEPALIVEGAASPHTYSLKPSNARALENADVVFWVGHGLEAFLEKPLEALPAKAKIVELDDAPGLIKLPFREGGAFEAHDHGEHGSEEHHAHSEEGHAEEGHDHSAEAGHSEEEHSAEDHDHEHGGTDMHLWLDPANAKAMAADIASTLIEADPDNKALYAANAKALDSEIDALDAQIVATLAPVADKPFVVFHDAYQYFEKRYKVRVAGSVTVSPETMPGAERLSQIHAKIAELNAGCVFAEPQFESKLIAVVTEGTDAKSGTLDPEGGALTEGPELYPQLMRNLASSMAECLSK; this comes from the coding sequence ATGAAACGCACCCGCCTTGCCCTTGCCGCCACGACGGCAACTCTCCTGCTTTCGCCGGCGCTGGCCATGGCAGCGCCAGAGGTCGTGGTGTCGATCAAGCCAATCCATTCACTCGTCGCCTCGATCATGAAGGGCGTCGGCGAGCCGGCACTGATCGTCGAAGGGGCGGCATCGCCCCACACCTACAGTCTCAAGCCATCGAACGCGCGTGCGCTGGAGAATGCCGATGTGGTCTTCTGGGTCGGACATGGGCTGGAGGCATTCCTCGAAAAGCCGCTGGAGGCGCTTCCCGCCAAGGCCAAGATCGTCGAACTGGACGATGCGCCAGGACTGATTAAACTGCCCTTCCGCGAGGGTGGCGCTTTCGAGGCACATGATCACGGCGAGCACGGATCCGAGGAGCATCATGCGCATTCCGAGGAAGGTCACGCCGAAGAAGGTCATGACCATTCAGCCGAAGCCGGACACAGCGAGGAAGAGCATTCCGCCGAGGACCATGATCACGAGCATGGCGGGACCGACATGCATCTGTGGCTTGACCCGGCCAATGCCAAGGCGATGGCTGCGGACATCGCCAGCACGCTGATTGAGGCCGATCCCGACAACAAGGCGCTCTATGCGGCCAATGCCAAGGCGCTGGACAGCGAAATCGACGCGCTGGATGCGCAGATTGTCGCAACATTGGCCCCAGTCGCCGACAAGCCCTTCGTCGTTTTCCACGATGCCTACCAGTATTTCGAAAAGCGCTACAAGGTGCGGGTCGCCGGTTCTGTCACGGTTAGCCCGGAGACGATGCCGGGCGCCGAGCGCCTGTCTCAGATCCATGCCAAGATTGCCGAGCTCAATGCCGGCTGCGTGTTCGCCGAACCGCAGTTCGAATCCAAGCTGATCGCTGTGGTTACCGAAGGCACCGATGCCAAGAGCGGCACGCTGGATCCCGAGGGCGGCGCGCTGACCGAAGGGCCGGAACTCTATCCGCAACTGATGCGCAACCTCGCGTCTTCAATGGCCGAGTGCCTGTCGAAATAA
- a CDS encoding LpxI family protein, protein MALAGATEGRLAIIAGSGKLPLFLAEAAREAGESPFILRLKNEADPIWDGFDSAVVGVGDMSGLSALFQKHKISRVVMSGAVKKRPSLSEIHVNWKSILKLPMALRTLLAGGDDAVLKMVISLIEAQGCHVIGAHEILPALLATTGPIGNVEPSADDWRDIERAADAAETLGRLDVGQGAVCVGGRIVALEGVEGTDAMLARVARLRSEGRISQRRKGVLVKLCKPQQDVRADLPAVGISTVENARAAGLAGIAVEAGRALVIEREAMVAAANAAGMFVIGIDRGLKGAGE, encoded by the coding sequence ATGGCACTGGCCGGGGCAACCGAAGGCCGTCTGGCGATCATCGCGGGCAGCGGCAAGCTGCCGCTCTTTCTTGCCGAAGCTGCGCGAGAGGCCGGTGAGAGCCCGTTTATCCTGCGTTTGAAGAACGAAGCGGATCCCATCTGGGATGGTTTCGATTCTGCCGTCGTCGGTGTCGGCGACATGTCCGGACTTTCGGCGCTTTTCCAGAAGCACAAGATCAGTCGCGTCGTGATGTCCGGCGCTGTGAAAAAACGCCCGTCGCTCAGTGAAATTCACGTCAACTGGAAATCGATCCTGAAATTGCCCATGGCACTCAGGACCCTTCTGGCCGGCGGCGATGATGCCGTGCTGAAAATGGTCATCTCGCTGATCGAGGCGCAAGGCTGCCACGTTATCGGTGCGCATGAGATATTGCCCGCGCTGCTGGCGACGACAGGTCCGATCGGCAATGTGGAGCCATCCGCGGACGACTGGCGCGATATAGAGCGTGCCGCGGACGCAGCTGAGACACTGGGGCGACTGGATGTAGGCCAGGGTGCTGTCTGTGTCGGTGGACGGATCGTTGCGCTCGAAGGCGTAGAAGGCACGGATGCCATGTTGGCCCGCGTCGCGCGTTTGCGCAGCGAGGGGCGGATTTCTCAGCGCCGAAAGGGTGTTTTGGTCAAGCTTTGCAAGCCGCAACAGGATGTGCGGGCGGATCTGCCCGCCGTCGGTATCTCGACGGTCGAGAATGCGCGAGCTGCGGGCCTTGCCGGCATTGCGGTCGAGGCTGGGAGGGCGCTGGTCATCGAGCGCGAGGCCATGGTGGCTGCCGCCAACGCGGCGGGCATGTTTGTCATCGGTATCGATCGTGGTCTCAAGGGAGCAGGAGAATGA
- the lpxD gene encoding UDP-3-O-(3-hydroxymyristoyl)glucosamine N-acyltransferase, with amino-acid sequence MEHNHFFPPHAGVTLAMLAAHTGAELQNAEAGERIVGSVSPVSRAKAGDVCYILSRRSKEELKTCEASAIFCDKALLSLIPDHIPVLLTKAPAMAFAMAGALFHPPAMRPSRMTSEAMAVSPAAFVDPTARLEANVEVEPMAVIGADVEIGEGTRIGPGAVIGPGVRIGRDCTIAAGATVQVALIGNNVIIHNGARIGQDGFGYAPGPRGMIKIVQVGRVIIQDHVEIGANTTIDRGTMDDTVIGEGTKIDNLVQIGHNVRIGRHCGIVSQVGIAGSTRLGDGVMIGGACGINGHITIGDGAQIAAMSGVLSDVPPGERYGGVPARPMKDYLREVADTLSRYDARAKEKGPSND; translated from the coding sequence ATGGAGCATAATCATTTCTTTCCGCCCCATGCCGGGGTGACGCTTGCAATGCTTGCGGCACACACGGGGGCGGAATTGCAGAATGCAGAGGCTGGCGAACGGATCGTTGGATCCGTGTCGCCGGTATCGCGCGCCAAGGCAGGCGATGTATGTTACATCCTGTCGCGCCGTAGCAAGGAAGAGCTGAAGACCTGTGAGGCTTCTGCGATCTTCTGCGACAAGGCTCTGCTGTCACTGATCCCCGATCATATTCCCGTTCTTCTGACCAAAGCCCCGGCCATGGCATTTGCGATGGCGGGCGCGCTGTTCCATCCGCCGGCGATGCGGCCGTCGCGCATGACCAGCGAAGCTATGGCAGTTTCGCCGGCCGCTTTTGTTGACCCCACGGCGCGCCTCGAAGCCAATGTCGAAGTTGAACCGATGGCGGTCATCGGCGCGGATGTCGAGATCGGCGAGGGTACGCGCATCGGACCTGGCGCCGTGATTGGCCCCGGCGTCCGCATCGGTCGCGACTGCACGATTGCCGCTGGCGCCACCGTTCAGGTTGCCCTGATCGGCAACAATGTCATCATCCACAACGGTGCCCGGATCGGCCAGGACGGTTTCGGTTATGCGCCGGGACCGCGCGGCATGATCAAGATCGTCCAGGTGGGGCGCGTGATCATTCAGGACCATGTCGAGATCGGTGCCAATACGACGATCGACCGTGGTACGATGGATGATACGGTGATTGGCGAAGGCACGAAGATCGACAATCTGGTCCAGATCGGTCACAACGTCCGCATCGGCCGTCATTGCGGCATTGTCAGCCAGGTCGGCATTGCCGGCAGCACGCGCCTTGGCGATGGTGTGATGATCGGCGGTGCCTGCGGTATAAACGGCCACATCACGATTGGGGACGGGGCGCAGATCGCGGCGATGAGCGGCGTGCTGTCGGATGTCCCCCCGGGTGAGCGTTACGGCGGTGTTCCGGCCCGCCCGATGAAGGATTATCTGCGCGAGGTGGCCGATACATTGAGCCGTTATGATGCCCGCGCCAAGGAAAAAGGACCCAGCAATGACTGA
- the lpxA gene encoding acyl-ACP--UDP-N-acetylglucosamine O-acyltransferase produces the protein MSQIAASAVIHPMAVIEDGAVIGENVRIGPFCHVGPRVTLGANVELVSNAVVTGLTEIGQGSRIYPMAVIGGVSQSLHEAGEDSRLVVGENCTMREGVTMNSGTTGGGGITSVGNNCHFLTNSHVAHDCILGNDIILSNNVMLAGHVRVEDRAILSGGCAVHQFTRIGRQAFIGGLSAVAYDVIPYGILNGNPGVLGGLNVVGMTRAGIERSVIHIVRRAYKQIFEGEGSARKNAEAIRGEYLECPQVIEILDFIAAESDRALSSPFRGKS, from the coding sequence ATGAGCCAAATTGCCGCTAGTGCCGTAATCCACCCGATGGCCGTCATCGAAGACGGTGCTGTCATCGGCGAGAATGTGCGTATCGGGCCTTTTTGCCATGTCGGTCCGCGCGTGACGCTGGGCGCCAATGTCGAACTCGTCTCGAATGCTGTCGTCACCGGTTTGACCGAGATCGGTCAGGGCAGCCGGATCTACCCCATGGCGGTCATCGGCGGCGTGTCCCAGAGCCTCCATGAGGCAGGGGAGGACTCGCGTCTCGTTGTCGGCGAAAACTGCACCATGCGCGAAGGCGTGACGATGAATTCCGGCACGACCGGCGGTGGCGGTATCACCAGCGTCGGCAACAATTGCCATTTTCTGACGAATTCCCATGTCGCGCATGACTGCATCCTGGGCAATGACATCATCCTTTCAAACAATGTCATGCTCGCGGGCCATGTGCGCGTCGAGGATCGCGCCATTCTCAGCGGCGGTTGCGCCGTGCACCAGTTTACCCGAATTGGCCGTCAGGCCTTCATCGGCGGACTGTCGGCGGTTGCCTATGACGTCATTCCCTACGGCATACTGAACGGCAACCCGGGCGTTCTCGGCGGCTTGAACGTGGTCGGCATGACCCGCGCCGGCATCGAGCGTTCGGTCATCCATATCGTGCGCCGTGCATACAAGCAGATCTTCGAAGGTGAGGGGTCTGCCCGGAAGAATGCCGAGGCGATCCGGGGTGAGTATCTCGAATGCCCACAGGTGATCGAGATTCTCGATTTCATCGCGGCAGAGAGCGACCGCGCATTGTCTTCGCCGTTTCGCGGCAAGAGTTGA
- a CDS encoding GTP-binding protein translates to MQKLPVTVLSGFLGAGKTTLLNHVLANRDGLRVAVIVNDMSEVNIDAALVRGGNAALSRTEEQLVEMSNGCICCTLRDDLLNEVRALAEQDRFDYLLIEATGIAEPLPIATTFDFRDENDRSLSDIAQLDTMVTVVDAANLVRDYSSADFLADRGETAGDGDNRTLVDLLVEQIEFADVIILNKVGTATPDQLDAARKIIAGLNADARFIETDFAEVLPKDILGTGLFDLAKAETHPLWFKELHGFRDHVPETEEYGIRSFVYHARAPFDPQRFQAFINQSWPGVIRAKGFFWLATRPHHVGELSQAGPLVRTSRMGRWWASVPKQNWPDDPAFHKAMAPYLDKEWGDRRQEIVFIGADPMDEASLRAELDACLVSASRFEPTAWENLADPFAAWT, encoded by the coding sequence ATGCAAAAGCTTCCCGTCACAGTCCTGTCCGGCTTTCTCGGCGCCGGCAAGACAACCCTGCTCAACCATGTGCTGGCCAATCGCGATGGCCTGCGCGTTGCGGTTATCGTCAATGACATGAGCGAAGTGAATATCGATGCGGCATTGGTGCGCGGCGGCAACGCGGCGCTGTCACGCACCGAGGAGCAACTCGTCGAGATGAGCAATGGTTGCATCTGTTGCACGCTTCGTGACGACCTCTTGAACGAAGTGCGGGCGCTGGCCGAACAGGATCGCTTCGATTATCTGCTTATTGAAGCGACAGGGATCGCCGAACCTTTGCCGATTGCCACCACATTCGACTTCCGCGACGAAAACGACCGTAGCCTATCGGATATCGCCCAGCTCGATACGATGGTCACTGTGGTCGATGCCGCCAATCTCGTGCGTGACTACTCGTCCGCCGATTTCCTTGCCGATAGGGGCGAGACCGCAGGCGACGGCGACAACAGGACACTGGTCGATCTGCTCGTCGAGCAGATAGAGTTTGCCGATGTCATCATCCTCAACAAGGTCGGGACGGCGACGCCGGATCAACTCGACGCCGCGCGCAAGATCATTGCCGGACTGAACGCGGATGCGCGTTTCATCGAGACCGATTTCGCCGAAGTCTTGCCAAAGGACATTCTCGGGACCGGACTGTTCGACCTGGCAAAGGCCGAGACGCATCCGCTATGGTTCAAGGAGTTGCACGGTTTTCGCGACCACGTGCCGGAAACGGAGGAATACGGCATCCGCTCCTTCGTTTATCACGCTCGCGCACCCTTTGATCCGCAGCGGTTTCAGGCATTCATCAACCAGTCCTGGCCGGGCGTCATTCGCGCAAAGGGCTTTTTCTGGCTGGCCACTCGGCCGCACCATGTCGGCGAACTGAGCCAGGCAGGGCCGCTGGTGCGGACCAGCCGCATGGGCCGTTGGTGGGCGTCGGTGCCGAAACAGAACTGGCCCGATGATCCGGCTTTCCACAAGGCGATGGCCCCTTATCTCGACAAGGAATGGGGCGATCGCCGCCAGGAGATCGTCTTCATCGGCGCCGACCCCATGGATGAGGCGAGTCTGCGCGCCGAACTGGACGCGTGTCTTGTGTCCGCGAGCCGCTTTGAACCAACCGCCTGGGAAAACCTGGCCGACCCTTTTGCCGCCTGGACCTGA
- the lpxB gene encoding lipid-A-disaccharide synthase has product MTSTPLKIAVIAGEVSGDLLGGDLIAALKARYGGPIELIGVAGEALEAEGLKSLFDFSELSIMGITQVLAKLPRLIGLISSTADAIVAARPDMLLIIDSPDFTHRVARKVRQKLPGLPVVNYVCPSVWAWKEYRAAAMLSYVDAVLAVLPFEPEVMRRLGGPPTHFVGHRLSSHPDIVKVRNGRMLKQPKTRGDTHTILLLPGSRGSEIASMLPVFGEAMQEFTRRNGPTRFLLPTVGRQELRVREMVAGWSIKPEILIGDTAKWQAFAEADAAIATSGTVILELALAYVPVMSTYKTDWIIKMISHRIKTWTGALPNLIADYAIVPEYLNEVVRPASMVRWAERLSADTPQRTAMLAGYDEVWARLNTETPAGEAGAEILMQLLQQKGRA; this is encoded by the coding sequence ATGACGTCCACGCCCTTGAAGATCGCGGTGATTGCCGGGGAGGTTTCCGGGGATCTGCTCGGCGGTGATCTGATTGCGGCGCTCAAGGCGCGCTACGGCGGACCGATCGAGTTGATCGGCGTCGCCGGTGAGGCGCTGGAGGCCGAGGGTCTGAAATCGCTGTTTGATTTCTCCGAATTGTCGATCATGGGTATCACGCAGGTGCTGGCCAAGCTGCCGCGATTGATTGGCCTGATTTCCAGCACCGCGGATGCCATCGTGGCCGCACGGCCCGATATGCTGCTGATCATCGATAGTCCTGACTTCACCCATCGGGTGGCCAGGAAGGTGCGCCAAAAGCTGCCGGGATTGCCGGTCGTCAACTATGTCTGCCCGAGCGTCTGGGCTTGGAAGGAATACCGCGCCGCGGCGATGCTGTCTTATGTCGACGCAGTGCTAGCGGTGCTTCCGTTTGAGCCTGAGGTCATGCGTCGCCTGGGGGGGCCGCCCACGCATTTCGTCGGCCATCGGCTGAGCAGCCATCCGGACATCGTCAAGGTGCGCAATGGCCGCATGCTCAAGCAGCCAAAAACCAGAGGCGATACGCACACGATCCTGCTGCTGCCCGGATCCCGCGGCAGCGAGATTGCCAGCATGCTGCCGGTCTTCGGCGAGGCGATGCAGGAATTCACCCGTCGCAACGGTCCAACCCGATTTCTCCTGCCAACCGTTGGCCGTCAGGAATTGAGGGTGCGCGAGATGGTGGCTGGCTGGAGCATCAAGCCGGAGATCCTGATCGGCGATACCGCAAAATGGCAGGCCTTTGCCGAGGCGGATGCCGCAATTGCGACGTCGGGCACGGTGATCCTTGAACTGGCGCTTGCCTATGTGCCCGTCATGTCGACCTACAAGACCGACTGGATCATCAAGATGATCAGCCATCGGATCAAGACATGGACGGGTGCGCTTCCCAATCTGATCGCCGACTACGCCATCGTGCCGGAATATCTGAATGAGGTCGTGCGACCGGCCAGCATGGTCCGCTGGGCGGAGCGCCTGTCCGCAGATACCCCTCAACGCACAGCGATGCTTGCAGGCTATGACGAGGTTTGGGCTCGCCTCAACACTGAAACACCGGCCGGTGAGGCCGGTGCTGAAATCCTGATGCAACTGTTGCAGCAGAAAGGCCGGGCGTAG
- the bamA gene encoding outer membrane protein assembly factor BamA has translation MKAGSRFLNAVSAVALSAGIVSSGAGVAVLVSAVAAEAAVVRSIDVRGAQRVGAEAVRSNLSIKTGQSFSNADIDESVKQLYATGFFSDVRISVSGGTLVVTVVENQLINQVVFNGNRKIKDDKLVGLVQTQPMGPYSDSLIASDIQRIKEAYAAIGRSDVDVTTQVVPVAEGRVNLAFVINEGERTKISQINFVGNNAYSDGRLASVLQTKESGMLSFLTRKDVYNEDKLRADEEVLRQFYYNHGYADFRVISSEATLNEAGNEYVINITVDEGARYKFGNVAVESTVDGIDGKELEGLLETNPGSTYSARDVQKSMEAISRRVSAAGYPFARVVPRGDRNFETNTIGVTYLVDQGERAYVERIEVRGNTRTRDFVIRREFDISEGDAFNQETISRAKRRLEALGFFSSVNISTQAGSASDRVIVIVDVQDQPTGSFGVGAGYSVGDGGLVLEASVEEKNFLGRGQFIRVAAGGGFDDTQTYNFSFTEPYFLGYRLAAGFDLFKSSTSSNSYYDYEEQGGTIRVTAPITEDLATTIRYTYKELEYINDGAYGADGVSGGGDDQLAAPYIDLIDGSPWKQSILGNTFVYNTVDDRQNPHDGLFVSVTQEYAGLGGDSDFYKLYGRARLFHTLSDEYDLVGSIAASAGHVMPTNGDLNVFDQFKIGGKEIRGFENDGIGPRIGGDSIGGTTYFAASAEATFPMPLIPQDLNFRGAVFADAGTLYGNDVANSAGVVGTDVAIRASVGAGILWNSPFGALRLDYAVPVAKEDFDEVQEFRFSMANQF, from the coding sequence ATGAAGGCTGGTTCAAGATTTTTGAACGCAGTATCGGCGGTCGCGCTGTCTGCTGGTATCGTGTCTTCGGGAGCGGGTGTTGCCGTACTTGTATCGGCTGTAGCAGCCGAGGCCGCAGTGGTTCGCAGTATCGATGTGCGTGGCGCCCAGCGAGTTGGCGCCGAGGCTGTTCGCTCCAACCTGTCGATCAAGACGGGTCAGAGCTTCTCGAACGCCGACATCGATGAATCGGTAAAGCAGCTTTACGCCACCGGCTTTTTCTCCGATGTCCGGATTTCAGTCTCGGGCGGCACGCTTGTCGTGACCGTGGTGGAAAACCAGCTGATCAACCAGGTTGTCTTCAATGGCAACCGCAAGATCAAGGACGACAAGCTGGTCGGTCTGGTTCAGACGCAGCCAATGGGTCCGTATAGCGACAGCCTGATCGCGTCTGATATCCAGCGCATCAAGGAAGCTTATGCCGCGATCGGTCGCAGCGACGTCGATGTGACCACCCAGGTCGTTCCGGTCGCCGAAGGTCGCGTCAACCTCGCTTTCGTGATCAATGAAGGTGAGCGCACCAAGATCAGCCAGATCAATTTCGTTGGCAACAACGCCTATTCCGATGGTCGCCTGGCCTCCGTCCTGCAGACCAAGGAATCGGGCATGCTGTCCTTCCTGACCCGCAAGGATGTTTATAACGAGGACAAGCTGCGCGCTGACGAAGAAGTCCTGCGCCAGTTCTATTACAACCACGGTTACGCCGACTTCCGGGTCATCTCGTCCGAGGCGACCCTGAATGAAGCCGGCAACGAATACGTCATCAACATCACGGTCGATGAGGGTGCTCGCTACAAGTTCGGCAATGTCGCGGTGGAGTCCACCGTTGATGGCATCGATGGCAAGGAGCTTGAAGGCCTGCTGGAAACCAATCCGGGCAGCACCTACAGCGCTCGCGACGTTCAGAAGTCGATGGAAGCCATCTCGCGCCGTGTCTCGGCCGCCGGGTATCCATTCGCCCGCGTCGTTCCGCGTGGTGACCGCAACTTTGAAACCAACACCATTGGTGTCACCTATCTGGTCGATCAGGGCGAGCGCGCCTATGTCGAGCGTATCGAGGTCCGTGGCAACACCCGTACGCGTGACTTCGTCATTCGCCGCGAGTTCGATATTTCCGAAGGCGATGCCTTTAACCAGGAAACGATTTCGCGCGCCAAGCGTCGCCTGGAAGCCCTCGGTTTCTTCTCGTCTGTCAATATCTCAACGCAGGCCGGCAGTGCATCTGACCGAGTCATCGTGATTGTCGACGTACAGGATCAGCCGACCGGTTCGTTCGGTGTCGGTGCCGGTTACTCCGTGGGCGATGGCGGTCTGGTTCTGGAAGCATCGGTGGAAGAAAAGAACTTCCTCGGTCGTGGTCAGTTCATCCGCGTGGCTGCCGGTGGTGGCTTCGACGATACGCAGACCTATAACTTCTCGTTCACCGAGCCTTATTTCCTCGGTTACCGTCTGGCCGCCGGCTTCGATCTCTTCAAGAGCTCGACCAGCAGCAATTCTTACTACGACTACGAAGAGCAGGGTGGCACGATCCGCGTCACCGCGCCGATCACCGAAGATCTGGCGACCACCATCCGCTACACCTACAAGGAACTTGAGTACATCAATGATGGTGCTTACGGTGCCGATGGTGTCTCCGGTGGTGGTGATGACCAGCTTGCTGCGCCTTACATCGACCTCATCGACGGTAGCCCGTGGAAGCAGTCGATCCTCGGCAACACGTTCGTCTACAACACTGTGGACGACCGGCAGAACCCGCATGATGGCCTGTTTGTCAGCGTCACGCAGGAATATGCAGGCCTGGGCGGCGATTCCGACTTCTACAAGCTCTATGGCCGCGCCCGTTTGTTCCACACGCTGTCGGATGAATACGACCTGGTCGGTTCGATCGCGGCGTCTGCTGGTCACGTCATGCCGACCAACGGCGACCTGAACGTCTTCGATCAGTTCAAGATCGGCGGCAAGGAAATCCGTGGCTTCGAAAATGATGGTATCGGCCCGCGCATCGGTGGCGATTCCATCGGCGGCACGACATACTTCGCGGCCTCTGCCGAAGCGACCTTCCCGATGCCGCTTATCCCGCAGGATCTCAACTTCCGCGGCGCGGTCTTCGCTGACGCAGGTACCTTGTATGGCAACGATGTTGCCAACAGCGCAGGCGTTGTCGGTACGGATGTTGCGATCCGTGCATCGGTCGGTGCGGGTATCCTGTGGAATTCGCCCTTCGGTGCCCTGCGCCTCGATTACGCGGTTCCTGTTGCCAAGGAAGACTTCGACGAAGTGCAGGAATTCCGCTTCAGCATGGCGAACCAGTTCTAA